The proteins below come from a single Takifugu rubripes chromosome 10, fTakRub1.2, whole genome shotgun sequence genomic window:
- the LOC101068389 gene encoding pyruvate dehydrogenase E1 component subunit alpha, mitochondrial isoform X1, with protein MQSMLTIISNALCRITGRNVGAQTVSELLIDLSEYVNLTSPVAPALAHTQRQPPKPPPVSTKSTSAGKLVSNHACQLDRPGARVVVSRSFTDFTPQVTLDIKKCDLHRLEDGPPEKAELTREQGLQYYRVMQTIRRMELKADQLYKQKIIRGFCHLYDGQEACAAGIEAAITPTDHLITAYRAHGYTFTRGVSIKEIMAELTGRKGGVAKGKGGSMHMYAPHFYGGNGIVGAQVPLGAGIALACQYQGNNQVCVTLYGDGAANQGQLFESFNMAALWKLPCIFICENNKYGMGTSVERASASTDYYKRGDFIPGIRVDGMDVLCVREATKFAAEHCRSGKGPIIMELQTYRYHGHSMSDPGVSYRTRDEIQEVRSKSDPISMLKDRMLDNNMASVEELKEIDISIRKEVEEATQFSTSDPEPPLEDLCNHIFHNNPPLEVRGTHPWAALKSVS; from the exons ATGCAAAGTATGTTAACCATTATCTCAAACGCACTTTGTAGGATCACAGGCAGGAATGTG GGAGCCCAAACAGTGTCTGAG TTGCTGATTGACCTGTCAGAATACGTCAATCTGACGTCACCGGTGGCGCCTGCCCTGGCTCACACTCAGCGGCAACCTCCTAAGCCTCCTCCAGTCAGTACTAAGTCCACATCGGCTGGCAAGTTAGTTAGCAACCACGCCTGCCAGCTAGACAGACCA ggCGCCAGAGTCGTCGTTTCCCGCTCCTTCACCGACTTCACCCCTCAGGTCACCCTCGACATCAAG AAATGCGACTTGCACCGTTTAGAGGATGGCCCCCCGGAGAAGGCGGAGCTTACGCGGGAGCAGGGCCTCCAGTATTACCGCGTCATGCAGACGATTCGACGTATGGAGCTCAAAGCGGATCAGCTGTACAAGCAGAAGATCATCAGAGGCTTCTGTCACCTGTATGACGGACAG GAAGCTTGCGCAGCAGGCATCGAGGCCGCGATCACGCCGACCGACCACCTGATCACCGCCTACCGGGCCCACGGATACACCTTCACCCGTGGCGTGTCCATCAAAGAGATCATGGCTGAgctgacag GTCGTAAAGGAGGCGTGGCCAAAGGCAAAGGAGGGTCTATGCACATGTACGCTCCACATTTCTACGGAGGCAACGGCATCGTGGGAGCTCAG GTTCCTTTGGGAGCTGGAATTGCTCTGGCCTGCCAGTACCAAGGTAACAATCAGGTGTGCGTCACACTATATGGAGATGGCGCAGCCAATCAG GGCCAGCTGTTCGAGTCCTTCAACATGGCTGCGCTGTGGAAGCTGCCGTGCATTTTTATCTGTGAGAACAACAAATACGGCATGGGGACGTCCGTGGAGAGGGCGTCCGCCAGCACCGACTACTACAAGAGAGGAGACTTCATCCCAGGGATCAGG GTGGACGGGATGGATGTGCTGTGTGTCCGAGAGGCGACAAAGTTTGCTGCAGAACACTGCAGGTCGGGAAAA GGCCCCATCATCATGGAACTGCAGACCTATCGTTACCATGGACACAGCATGAGTGACCCGGGTGTCAG CTACCGCACTCGTGACGAGATTCAGGAAGTGCGCAGTAAGAGCGACCCCATTTCCATGCTGAAGGATCGCATGCTGGACAACAACATGGCATCTGTGGAGGAGTTGAAG GAAATTGATATCTCCATCCgtaaagaggtggaggaggcgaCCCAGTTCTCCACGTCGGACCCTGAGCCCCCACTGGAGGACCTCTGTAACCACATCTTCCACAACAACCCTCCCCTGGAGGTCCGAGGGACGCACCCCTGGGCTGCCCTCAAGTCCGTCAGCTAA
- the LOC101068389 gene encoding pyruvate dehydrogenase E1 component subunit alpha, mitochondrial isoform X4 codes for MQSMLTIISNALCRITGRNVGARVVVSRSFTDFTPQVTLDIKKCDLHRLEDGPPEKAELTREQGLQYYRVMQTIRRMELKADQLYKQKIIRGFCHLYDGQEACAAGIEAAITPTDHLITAYRAHGYTFTRGVSIKEIMAELTGRKGGVAKGKGGSMHMYAPHFYGGNGIVGAQVPLGAGIALACQYQGNNQVCVTLYGDGAANQGQLFESFNMAALWKLPCIFICENNKYGMGTSVERASASTDYYKRGDFIPGIRVDGMDVLCVREATKFAAEHCRSGKGPIIMELQTYRYHGHSMSDPGVSYRTRDEIQEVRSKSDPISMLKDRMLDNNMASVEELKEIDISIRKEVEEATQFSTSDPEPPLEDLCNHIFHNNPPLEVRGTHPWAALKSVS; via the exons ATGCAAAGTATGTTAACCATTATCTCAAACGCACTTTGTAGGATCACAGGCAGGAATGTG ggCGCCAGAGTCGTCGTTTCCCGCTCCTTCACCGACTTCACCCCTCAGGTCACCCTCGACATCAAG AAATGCGACTTGCACCGTTTAGAGGATGGCCCCCCGGAGAAGGCGGAGCTTACGCGGGAGCAGGGCCTCCAGTATTACCGCGTCATGCAGACGATTCGACGTATGGAGCTCAAAGCGGATCAGCTGTACAAGCAGAAGATCATCAGAGGCTTCTGTCACCTGTATGACGGACAG GAAGCTTGCGCAGCAGGCATCGAGGCCGCGATCACGCCGACCGACCACCTGATCACCGCCTACCGGGCCCACGGATACACCTTCACCCGTGGCGTGTCCATCAAAGAGATCATGGCTGAgctgacag GTCGTAAAGGAGGCGTGGCCAAAGGCAAAGGAGGGTCTATGCACATGTACGCTCCACATTTCTACGGAGGCAACGGCATCGTGGGAGCTCAG GTTCCTTTGGGAGCTGGAATTGCTCTGGCCTGCCAGTACCAAGGTAACAATCAGGTGTGCGTCACACTATATGGAGATGGCGCAGCCAATCAG GGCCAGCTGTTCGAGTCCTTCAACATGGCTGCGCTGTGGAAGCTGCCGTGCATTTTTATCTGTGAGAACAACAAATACGGCATGGGGACGTCCGTGGAGAGGGCGTCCGCCAGCACCGACTACTACAAGAGAGGAGACTTCATCCCAGGGATCAGG GTGGACGGGATGGATGTGCTGTGTGTCCGAGAGGCGACAAAGTTTGCTGCAGAACACTGCAGGTCGGGAAAA GGCCCCATCATCATGGAACTGCAGACCTATCGTTACCATGGACACAGCATGAGTGACCCGGGTGTCAG CTACCGCACTCGTGACGAGATTCAGGAAGTGCGCAGTAAGAGCGACCCCATTTCCATGCTGAAGGATCGCATGCTGGACAACAACATGGCATCTGTGGAGGAGTTGAAG GAAATTGATATCTCCATCCgtaaagaggtggaggaggcgaCCCAGTTCTCCACGTCGGACCCTGAGCCCCCACTGGAGGACCTCTGTAACCACATCTTCCACAACAACCCTCCCCTGGAGGTCCGAGGGACGCACCCCTGGGCTGCCCTCAAGTCCGTCAGCTAA
- the LOC101068389 gene encoding pyruvate dehydrogenase E1 component subunit alpha, mitochondrial isoform X3: MQSMLTIISNALCRITGRNVGAQTVSEGARVVVSRSFTDFTPQVTLDIKKCDLHRLEDGPPEKAELTREQGLQYYRVMQTIRRMELKADQLYKQKIIRGFCHLYDGQEACAAGIEAAITPTDHLITAYRAHGYTFTRGVSIKEIMAELTGRKGGVAKGKGGSMHMYAPHFYGGNGIVGAQVPLGAGIALACQYQGNNQVCVTLYGDGAANQGQLFESFNMAALWKLPCIFICENNKYGMGTSVERASASTDYYKRGDFIPGIRVDGMDVLCVREATKFAAEHCRSGKGPIIMELQTYRYHGHSMSDPGVSYRTRDEIQEVRSKSDPISMLKDRMLDNNMASVEELKEIDISIRKEVEEATQFSTSDPEPPLEDLCNHIFHNNPPLEVRGTHPWAALKSVS; this comes from the exons ATGCAAAGTATGTTAACCATTATCTCAAACGCACTTTGTAGGATCACAGGCAGGAATGTG GGAGCCCAAACAGTGTCTGAG ggCGCCAGAGTCGTCGTTTCCCGCTCCTTCACCGACTTCACCCCTCAGGTCACCCTCGACATCAAG AAATGCGACTTGCACCGTTTAGAGGATGGCCCCCCGGAGAAGGCGGAGCTTACGCGGGAGCAGGGCCTCCAGTATTACCGCGTCATGCAGACGATTCGACGTATGGAGCTCAAAGCGGATCAGCTGTACAAGCAGAAGATCATCAGAGGCTTCTGTCACCTGTATGACGGACAG GAAGCTTGCGCAGCAGGCATCGAGGCCGCGATCACGCCGACCGACCACCTGATCACCGCCTACCGGGCCCACGGATACACCTTCACCCGTGGCGTGTCCATCAAAGAGATCATGGCTGAgctgacag GTCGTAAAGGAGGCGTGGCCAAAGGCAAAGGAGGGTCTATGCACATGTACGCTCCACATTTCTACGGAGGCAACGGCATCGTGGGAGCTCAG GTTCCTTTGGGAGCTGGAATTGCTCTGGCCTGCCAGTACCAAGGTAACAATCAGGTGTGCGTCACACTATATGGAGATGGCGCAGCCAATCAG GGCCAGCTGTTCGAGTCCTTCAACATGGCTGCGCTGTGGAAGCTGCCGTGCATTTTTATCTGTGAGAACAACAAATACGGCATGGGGACGTCCGTGGAGAGGGCGTCCGCCAGCACCGACTACTACAAGAGAGGAGACTTCATCCCAGGGATCAGG GTGGACGGGATGGATGTGCTGTGTGTCCGAGAGGCGACAAAGTTTGCTGCAGAACACTGCAGGTCGGGAAAA GGCCCCATCATCATGGAACTGCAGACCTATCGTTACCATGGACACAGCATGAGTGACCCGGGTGTCAG CTACCGCACTCGTGACGAGATTCAGGAAGTGCGCAGTAAGAGCGACCCCATTTCCATGCTGAAGGATCGCATGCTGGACAACAACATGGCATCTGTGGAGGAGTTGAAG GAAATTGATATCTCCATCCgtaaagaggtggaggaggcgaCCCAGTTCTCCACGTCGGACCCTGAGCCCCCACTGGAGGACCTCTGTAACCACATCTTCCACAACAACCCTCCCCTGGAGGTCCGAGGGACGCACCCCTGGGCTGCCCTCAAGTCCGTCAGCTAA
- the LOC101068389 gene encoding pyruvate dehydrogenase E1 component subunit alpha, mitochondrial isoform X2 yields MQSMLTIISNALCRITGRNVGAQTVSELLIDLSEYVNLTSPVAPALAHTQRQPPKPPPGARVVVSRSFTDFTPQVTLDIKKCDLHRLEDGPPEKAELTREQGLQYYRVMQTIRRMELKADQLYKQKIIRGFCHLYDGQEACAAGIEAAITPTDHLITAYRAHGYTFTRGVSIKEIMAELTGRKGGVAKGKGGSMHMYAPHFYGGNGIVGAQVPLGAGIALACQYQGNNQVCVTLYGDGAANQGQLFESFNMAALWKLPCIFICENNKYGMGTSVERASASTDYYKRGDFIPGIRVDGMDVLCVREATKFAAEHCRSGKGPIIMELQTYRYHGHSMSDPGVSYRTRDEIQEVRSKSDPISMLKDRMLDNNMASVEELKEIDISIRKEVEEATQFSTSDPEPPLEDLCNHIFHNNPPLEVRGTHPWAALKSVS; encoded by the exons ATGCAAAGTATGTTAACCATTATCTCAAACGCACTTTGTAGGATCACAGGCAGGAATGTG GGAGCCCAAACAGTGTCTGAG TTGCTGATTGACCTGTCAGAATACGTCAATCTGACGTCACCGGTGGCGCCTGCCCTGGCTCACACTCAGCGGCAACCTCCTAAGCCTCCTCCA ggCGCCAGAGTCGTCGTTTCCCGCTCCTTCACCGACTTCACCCCTCAGGTCACCCTCGACATCAAG AAATGCGACTTGCACCGTTTAGAGGATGGCCCCCCGGAGAAGGCGGAGCTTACGCGGGAGCAGGGCCTCCAGTATTACCGCGTCATGCAGACGATTCGACGTATGGAGCTCAAAGCGGATCAGCTGTACAAGCAGAAGATCATCAGAGGCTTCTGTCACCTGTATGACGGACAG GAAGCTTGCGCAGCAGGCATCGAGGCCGCGATCACGCCGACCGACCACCTGATCACCGCCTACCGGGCCCACGGATACACCTTCACCCGTGGCGTGTCCATCAAAGAGATCATGGCTGAgctgacag GTCGTAAAGGAGGCGTGGCCAAAGGCAAAGGAGGGTCTATGCACATGTACGCTCCACATTTCTACGGAGGCAACGGCATCGTGGGAGCTCAG GTTCCTTTGGGAGCTGGAATTGCTCTGGCCTGCCAGTACCAAGGTAACAATCAGGTGTGCGTCACACTATATGGAGATGGCGCAGCCAATCAG GGCCAGCTGTTCGAGTCCTTCAACATGGCTGCGCTGTGGAAGCTGCCGTGCATTTTTATCTGTGAGAACAACAAATACGGCATGGGGACGTCCGTGGAGAGGGCGTCCGCCAGCACCGACTACTACAAGAGAGGAGACTTCATCCCAGGGATCAGG GTGGACGGGATGGATGTGCTGTGTGTCCGAGAGGCGACAAAGTTTGCTGCAGAACACTGCAGGTCGGGAAAA GGCCCCATCATCATGGAACTGCAGACCTATCGTTACCATGGACACAGCATGAGTGACCCGGGTGTCAG CTACCGCACTCGTGACGAGATTCAGGAAGTGCGCAGTAAGAGCGACCCCATTTCCATGCTGAAGGATCGCATGCTGGACAACAACATGGCATCTGTGGAGGAGTTGAAG GAAATTGATATCTCCATCCgtaaagaggtggaggaggcgaCCCAGTTCTCCACGTCGGACCCTGAGCCCCCACTGGAGGACCTCTGTAACCACATCTTCCACAACAACCCTCCCCTGGAGGTCCGAGGGACGCACCCCTGGGCTGCCCTCAAGTCCGTCAGCTAA